One window of Desulfobacca acetoxidans DSM 11109 genomic DNA carries:
- the cysS gene encoding cysteine--tRNA ligase — MQVYNTLSRRKEAFIPLKPGIVQIYACGVTVYDDCHIGHARSAVVFDVIVRYLRFLGNKVSWVRNFTDIDDKIIQRAEREHTSWKTVAETYIASFQRDMAALGVAPADIEPKATDHIDEIIGFIQVLEDQGLAYQRNGDVYFPVAKFPGYGKLSGRSLDDMLAGARVDVNIQKDNPFDFALWKASKPGEPAWDSPWGPGRPGWHIECSAMSRHYLGETFDIHGGGADLIFPHHENEIAQSEAAHGKPLARYWLHNGMVTVNQEKMSKSLGNFFTIREVLAKFHPEVVRFFLIQNHYRSPLDFSDQALAEAENALERLYSTLARLDQTTGPIAAPEAISGAFSLSGLDSEEQSRLLTIRSRFLEAMDDDFNTAQALGVLFDAVRLLNRIVEHNPSGNADMSALAWTRRELTVLGGILNLLQQDPQTMLQNLRQKTDALTIPPSEIERLIAARAEARKQRDFTKADAIRQQLAEAGVLLEDTPQGAVWRVKI; from the coding sequence GTGCAGGTCTATAATACCCTGAGCAGACGCAAAGAAGCCTTTATACCTTTGAAACCTGGCATAGTCCAGATTTACGCCTGTGGGGTCACCGTCTATGATGACTGTCACATCGGTCATGCCCGCTCCGCCGTCGTCTTCGACGTCATTGTCCGCTATCTGCGTTTCTTGGGCAACAAAGTATCCTGGGTGCGAAATTTCACTGATATCGATGACAAGATTATTCAACGGGCCGAGCGGGAACATACTTCCTGGAAAACGGTGGCTGAAACCTACATCGCCTCTTTTCAGCGGGATATGGCCGCCCTGGGGGTGGCGCCAGCCGACATTGAACCGAAGGCGACAGACCACATCGACGAGATCATCGGATTTATTCAAGTCCTGGAGGATCAGGGCCTTGCCTATCAACGGAACGGCGATGTCTATTTCCCGGTAGCCAAATTCCCCGGCTACGGTAAGCTTTCCGGTCGCAGTCTGGATGATATGCTGGCCGGAGCCAGGGTGGACGTCAATATTCAGAAAGACAACCCCTTTGATTTTGCGCTTTGGAAGGCCAGCAAACCGGGCGAACCGGCCTGGGACAGTCCCTGGGGACCCGGCCGTCCTGGCTGGCACATCGAATGTTCCGCCATGAGCCGGCACTATTTAGGTGAAACTTTCGATATCCACGGCGGCGGCGCCGATCTCATCTTCCCCCACCATGAGAATGAAATCGCCCAATCGGAGGCGGCCCATGGCAAACCGTTGGCCCGCTATTGGCTCCACAACGGCATGGTCACCGTCAACCAGGAAAAGATGTCTAAATCCTTGGGCAATTTTTTTACTATTCGGGAGGTCTTGGCCAAGTTCCACCCTGAAGTTGTCCGCTTCTTCCTCATTCAAAACCACTATCGCAGTCCCCTGGACTTCTCGGACCAGGCCTTGGCCGAAGCCGAAAATGCCTTGGAGCGCCTCTACAGCACCCTGGCCCGGTTGGACCAGACGACCGGTCCGATCGCTGCGCCTGAGGCTATTTCCGGCGCTTTCTCCCTTTCAGGCCTTGACTCCGAGGAGCAGTCACGCCTCTTAACCATTCGCTCCCGCTTTCTGGAGGCTATGGACGATGATTTTAATACCGCCCAGGCCTTGGGGGTTCTTTTTGATGCGGTTCGCCTGCTCAACCGGATCGTAGAACATAACCCCTCCGGCAATGCCGATATGAGCGCGTTGGCCTGGACACGCCGGGAGCTGACCGTATTGGGCGGCATCCTTAACCTGCTCCAGCAGGACCCCCAGACGATGCTGCAGAACCTACGCCAAAAAACCGATGCCCTGACCATACCTCCCTCAGAAATCGAACGGTTGATCGCCGCCAGAGCCGAGGCCCGCAAACAGAGAGACTTCACCAAAGCCGACGCCATCCGACAGCAGTTAGCTGAAGCAGGCGTCCTCCTGGAAGACACCCCCCAGGGTGCCGTCTGGCGGGTGAAAATCTGA
- a CDS encoding glycosyltransferase family 2 protein has translation MRTAASTLPLHPTGRHRAERRGFNLKKMQVVDLTLKILVPAMLLVFFMISLHYGSLDGYLQLLSRRSYAAFIPALGAAYTLALLLFQIVRTVLWGLYRPYALPAGELPKVTVIIPAYNEGEMVEKAISAVVASDYPHDKLEVICIDDGSKDDTWHYIQRAAGRFPHLIKAVQFPHNRGKKAGLYAGFTQGQGEIFVTIDSDSVISHDTLRQVVAPMMQDAKVGAVAGNVKVYNRHQSLLGKMLAVRFVLSFDFLRASQSRYGGVTCTPGALSAYRRAAVLPHVDAWLNQTFLGAPCQHSEDRALTNFVLRAGYYSVYQRTAIVHTLVPETYTGLCKMYLRWERGNVRESFVQLGYLFTNYRKKDRLLPIVDFFMTQIEFPLTYLFLGLLLGSIVVYPLVFIKFLAALGVISAIYMIYYLVLEKDLDFIYGVIYSYYAFFFLQWIYPYAFLTVRNRHWLTR, from the coding sequence ATGCGAACTGCAGCTTCAACCTTGCCTCTGCATCCTACCGGCCGCCACCGGGCCGAACGGCGAGGATTCAATCTGAAAAAAATGCAGGTGGTGGATTTAACCCTGAAAATTTTAGTGCCGGCCATGTTGCTGGTATTTTTTATGATCTCGCTCCACTACGGATCTCTGGACGGCTATTTGCAGCTTTTGAGCCGCCGGAGCTATGCGGCCTTTATTCCAGCTTTGGGGGCTGCCTATACCTTGGCGTTGCTCCTTTTTCAGATTGTCCGTACCGTGTTATGGGGGTTATATAGACCATACGCCCTGCCGGCAGGCGAACTGCCGAAGGTAACGGTCATTATCCCGGCCTATAATGAAGGGGAGATGGTAGAGAAGGCCATCTCCGCCGTGGTTGCCTCGGACTATCCGCACGACAAACTTGAGGTCATATGTATTGATGACGGTTCCAAGGATGACACCTGGCACTATATCCAACGGGCCGCCGGGCGGTTTCCCCACCTGATCAAGGCCGTCCAGTTCCCGCACAACCGGGGCAAAAAAGCCGGACTTTACGCCGGCTTCACCCAGGGCCAGGGTGAAATCTTCGTAACCATTGATTCCGACAGCGTCATTTCTCATGATACCTTGCGCCAGGTGGTGGCGCCGATGATGCAGGATGCCAAGGTCGGCGCCGTGGCCGGCAATGTCAAGGTCTATAATCGCCATCAGAGCCTTTTAGGCAAGATGCTGGCTGTCAGGTTTGTCTTATCGTTCGACTTTCTGCGGGCCTCCCAGTCCCGTTATGGTGGAGTGACCTGCACCCCCGGCGCCCTGTCCGCCTATCGGCGGGCAGCGGTGCTTCCCCACGTCGATGCCTGGTTAAACCAAACCTTCCTGGGGGCACCCTGCCAACATTCTGAAGACCGGGCCTTAACCAACTTTGTGCTGCGGGCAGGTTACTACAGCGTCTATCAGCGCACCGCCATTGTCCATACCTTGGTCCCGGAAACCTATACGGGTCTGTGCAAAATGTATCTGCGTTGGGAGCGGGGCAATGTAAGGGAATCCTTCGTGCAGTTGGGTTATCTGTTTACCAACTACCGGAAAAAGGACCGGCTGCTGCCCATCGTGGATTTTTTTATGACCCAGATCGAGTTTCCTCTGACCTACCTTTTCCTGGGACTGCTGCTCGGCTCCATCGTGGTCTATCCCCTGGTCTTTATCAAGTTTTTAGCGGCCTTAGGGGTAATCTCCGCTATCTACATGATCTATTATCTGGTCCTGGAGAAGGACTTAGACTTTATTTACGGCGTAATTTACAGTTACTATGCATTTTTCTTCCTCCAATGGATTTATCCTTACGCCTTCCTGACTGTGCGTAACCGCCATTGGCTAACAAGATAG
- a CDS encoding formyltransferase family protein, translating into MLNFVHGGLGKNGGQTARQRFFEYHRVIDMFLCGWFSSGRGQGSIDLLKTAHQKMLSGFIPGRIAYVFCDRAPNETPAATRFAEVVESLNLPLVIHSSRELREKIRLHDPEVEEARLAFDHRIIELLSGYEVRVVVLAGYMLVLSPFLCQRLLCLNLHPAVPGGPTGTWRQVMWRLIETEASEAGAMMHLVSPELDKGPPVTYFHFSLRGPHFDPLWESYRNKRRRASFSDIRSREGVQEPLFARLRAEELRREFPLIFLTLQNLATGRLVLTPMGVKTGDRLVPGGFDITDQIEAYLTPRG; encoded by the coding sequence TTGTTAAATTTCGTACATGGCGGCTTGGGGAAGAATGGCGGGCAGACGGCGCGCCAGAGATTTTTCGAATACCACCGGGTGATTGATATGTTTTTATGCGGCTGGTTTTCCAGTGGCCGAGGACAGGGTTCCATTGATCTGCTTAAGACGGCGCATCAAAAGATGCTCTCAGGTTTTATTCCCGGCCGTATAGCCTATGTCTTTTGCGACCGAGCCCCGAATGAAACCCCGGCTGCGACCCGCTTTGCCGAGGTAGTGGAATCTTTAAACCTTCCTCTGGTGATTCATTCTTCTCGGGAATTACGGGAGAAAATACGCCTCCATGATCCCGAGGTGGAGGAGGCCCGTTTAGCCTTTGACCATCGGATTATCGAGCTGCTGAGCGGATACGAAGTCCGGGTGGTGGTCCTGGCCGGCTATATGTTGGTTTTAAGCCCATTTCTCTGCCAGCGGTTGCTTTGCCTCAACCTCCATCCGGCTGTGCCGGGAGGTCCGACCGGTACTTGGCGGCAGGTGATGTGGCGGCTTATCGAAACAGAGGCATCGGAGGCCGGGGCCATGATGCATCTGGTCTCCCCGGAGTTGGACAAAGGACCGCCGGTAACATACTTCCACTTCTCATTGAGAGGTCCTCATTTTGATCCGCTATGGGAATCTTACCGCAATAAGCGGCGCCGGGCTTCGTTTAGCGACATTCGCAGCCGCGAAGGCGTGCAGGAGCCGCTCTTTGCCCGCCTGCGGGCCGAAGAGCTGCGCCGCGAGTTCCCCCTGATTTTTTTGACCTTGCAGAACCTGGCGACGGGCCGCCTGGTACTCACGCCCATGGGGGTAAAAACCGGAGATCGTCTCGTACCGGGAGGATTCGACATCACCGATCAGATAGAGGCTTATTTAACGCCAAGGGGTTAA
- a CDS encoding metallopeptidase TldD-related protein — translation MNSAKTTTDYLDAVVQELKAVDLFGWEVCRVRETSNQLYLIFDQAQSQRRVEAEKIYVQIYLKIEQDGKDLLGESGWTVNPGDDPAAGLAQTLERAPLALNPLFHLPGPGQPYQRLNLTDDYLWEQPQEVLWRVRDDLNQAVKGISDVCLASSEIYANQRELDFRNHTGLEGSYKATELKTQFALLAAAEGQEAESLGLRQVRNYQDLQISDMVRHYARYALENAVAEPPPSGAYPVVFGEEALDALFNHLSAHASAQAVFQGWSRFQTGKPVISNPRGDLLTLTSDPWLPGGMKSRPFDDQGLALSPVTFIADNIFQQPLADQRYATYLQVSPTGSLTNLRVAPGRATLAEMLERGKVLHLLRFSTLEPNPVTGALSGEIRTGYLRHRGEALPIKGGSVSGLLDEAFRYVTLSRETEQREAYWGPVGVRFEEMNLAGS, via the coding sequence ATGAATAGCGCCAAAACTACAACGGATTATTTAGACGCAGTCGTTCAGGAGTTAAAGGCCGTCGATCTTTTCGGCTGGGAAGTGTGTCGGGTCAGGGAAACAAGCAACCAGCTTTACCTGATTTTTGACCAGGCACAGTCACAGCGCCGGGTAGAAGCGGAGAAGATTTACGTTCAGATTTACTTAAAAATAGAGCAGGATGGGAAAGATTTGCTGGGTGAATCAGGGTGGACGGTCAATCCTGGAGACGATCCGGCCGCAGGTCTGGCCCAGACCTTGGAACGGGCGCCGCTGGCGTTAAACCCGCTTTTTCATCTGCCCGGTCCCGGTCAACCGTATCAGAGGCTCAACCTGACCGACGATTACCTTTGGGAGCAGCCGCAGGAGGTCCTTTGGCGCGTGCGGGACGATTTAAATCAGGCAGTGAAGGGAATATCCGATGTTTGCCTGGCCTCGTCGGAAATTTATGCCAATCAGCGGGAGCTGGACTTCCGGAACCACACCGGTCTCGAGGGATCTTATAAGGCCACTGAATTGAAGACCCAATTTGCCCTGCTGGCGGCGGCGGAGGGCCAGGAGGCGGAAAGCCTGGGATTGCGTCAGGTGCGAAACTATCAGGATTTGCAGATCAGCGACATGGTGCGGCATTACGCCCGCTATGCCCTGGAAAATGCCGTGGCCGAGCCCCCGCCCAGCGGTGCCTACCCGGTGGTCTTTGGGGAAGAGGCCCTGGACGCCCTGTTCAACCATCTAAGCGCCCACGCCAGTGCTCAAGCGGTTTTTCAGGGCTGGTCGCGCTTCCAAACCGGTAAGCCGGTGATCTCCAATCCCCGAGGCGACCTGCTGACCCTGACAAGTGATCCGTGGCTGCCCGGCGGCATGAAATCCCGTCCTTTTGATGACCAGGGACTGGCTCTAAGCCCGGTGACCTTTATTGCGGACAATATCTTCCAACAGCCTCTGGCGGACCAACGCTATGCAACATATCTACAAGTTTCCCCTACGGGTTCACTTACCAACCTGCGGGTTGCTCCGGGGCGCGCCACCCTGGCGGAGATGCTCGAACGGGGGAAGGTGCTGCATCTACTGCGATTTTCCACTCTCGAGCCCAATCCGGTGACCGGAGCCCTCTCCGGAGAAATTCGCACCGGCTACCTCCGGCACCGCGGTGAGGCCCTGCCTATCAAAGGCGGTTCTGTCAGCGGGCTCCTGGACGAGGCCTTCCGCTATGTCACCCTTTCGCGGGAAACTGAGCAACGGGAGGCCTATTGGGGTCCGGTGGGGGTGCGCTTTGAGGAGATGAATCTTGCCGGCTCCTAG
- a CDS encoding TRAP transporter TatT component family protein codes for MPAPRLRLPVWPAIRAAMAMALVGWLVLASPSGGLAAAGTLETADRLLMAPDLNKQKVLQAFSTYESLLPVGGAERLPILIRLARTAFLIGEFGEKGQRRLYYEQGREYAEAIMQEYPDSVAGPYWLGMHLAGLADVNRLRGVRLLPQIITALERALAMDQTYDQAGAYRVLGRIYYEAPRPPISVGNIKKSFEYLSRAAQIAPANSTNHLYLAETMIKLGQKEEAGQELNRVLTVNQNADGPYGLMADQRQARELLKKHGFKGEAQSVD; via the coding sequence TTGCCGGCTCCTAGATTAAGGCTTCCGGTTTGGCCGGCAATCCGGGCGGCGATGGCAATGGCCCTGGTCGGCTGGTTGGTCCTTGCATCACCATCAGGTGGCCTTGCGGCTGCCGGCACCCTGGAGACTGCGGATCGTCTCCTGATGGCCCCGGATTTAAACAAACAGAAGGTCCTGCAGGCGTTCTCCACTTACGAAAGTCTGCTGCCAGTAGGGGGGGCCGAGCGATTACCCATATTGATAAGGCTGGCCCGGACCGCATTCCTCATCGGAGAGTTTGGCGAAAAGGGACAGCGCCGCCTTTATTACGAACAAGGGCGCGAATACGCCGAAGCGATCATGCAGGAATATCCGGATAGTGTTGCCGGGCCTTACTGGCTGGGAATGCACCTGGCCGGTCTGGCAGATGTAAACCGGCTGCGGGGTGTTCGGCTGCTCCCCCAGATCATAACGGCCCTCGAACGCGCCCTAGCTATGGATCAGACCTACGATCAAGCCGGAGCTTATCGCGTCCTCGGGCGGATTTATTATGAAGCCCCAAGACCCCCGATCTCGGTCGGGAATATCAAAAAGTCATTTGAGTACTTATCCCGGGCGGCGCAGATAGCCCCGGCCAATTCCACCAACCACCTGTATCTGGCAGAAACCATGATAAAGCTGGGACAGAAAGAAGAGGCAGGACAAGAGTTGAACCGGGTACTGACAGTTAATCAAAACGCTGATGGGCCATACGGGTTGATGGCAGACCAGCGCCAAGCCAGGGAGCTATTGAAAAAACATGGGTTCAAGGGCGAGGCGCAAAGTGTCGATTGA
- a CDS encoding YggT family protein, which translates to MFVFSNFIKALASIFDIVLSIYMWLIIGRAIISWVTPDPFNPIVRFLYNVTEPVLGFFRRRLPLVYGGLDLAPLLVLIVIVFLQRFLVTTLYEWAMRISMDG; encoded by the coding sequence ATGTTTGTCTTTTCTAATTTCATCAAGGCGTTAGCATCTATTTTTGATATTGTTTTAAGCATATACATGTGGCTGATCATCGGTCGGGCCATTATCTCCTGGGTCACCCCTGATCCTTTTAACCCGATTGTCCGATTCCTGTACAACGTCACCGAACCGGTGCTCGGCTTTTTCCGGCGTCGCCTGCCTCTGGTATATGGGGGCCTGGACCTGGCGCCGTTGCTGGTCTTAATCGTCATCGTTTTTCTACAAAGATTCCTGGTTACTACACTGTATGAGTGGGCCATGAGAATCAGTATGGATGGTTGA
- a CDS encoding DivIVA domain-containing protein, producing MSQIESMNPAEIRQQQFSKKWRGLAPLEVKAFLDKTADAMAVLLQENESLRRNLDRQQGELGEFKRREQLLKDTLINAQQVIEAMKGNAQKEGEMIIHEAELKAEKILHEAFSRQAKLKNELEDLKRLKVTFSTQLRGILASHQRLLEEHEATGGQTVEV from the coding sequence ATGAGTCAGATAGAGAGCATGAACCCGGCGGAGATTCGCCAACAGCAGTTCTCCAAGAAGTGGCGGGGTCTGGCACCTCTGGAGGTGAAGGCCTTTCTCGATAAAACTGCCGATGCCATGGCGGTGCTTCTCCAGGAAAACGAATCCTTGCGCCGGAATCTGGACCGCCAGCAGGGAGAGTTGGGAGAGTTTAAAAGGAGAGAACAGCTCCTCAAAGATACCCTGATCAACGCCCAACAGGTTATTGAGGCCATGAAGGGGAACGCCCAAAAGGAAGGCGAGATGATTATTCACGAAGCCGAACTGAAGGCGGAGAAGATACTGCATGAGGCATTTTCCCGGCAGGCCAAGCTAAAAAATGAGCTGGAGGACCTAAAACGCCTGAAAGTCACTTTTAGTACCCAGCTCCGGGGGATATTGGCAAGCCATCAGCGTCTGCTGGAAGAACACGAGGCCACAGGAGGCCAGACCGTCGAGGTCTAA
- a CDS encoding DUF167 domain-containing protein, whose amino-acid sequence MVNQPEQPAEPCSQPGKAILEWLLPTRTGYFLRIHVVPGAASNQIMGPHGDRLKIRIAAAPEKGAANKELLNYLAKCLGLPKNRLHLKSGAQDRVKVVEVVGLAPEVQERLQALWPSVSS is encoded by the coding sequence ATGGTCAATCAACCTGAGCAACCTGCCGAACCTTGTTCTCAGCCTGGTAAGGCGATCTTGGAGTGGCTGCTTCCTACCCGCACGGGGTATTTCCTTAGAATTCACGTAGTCCCGGGCGCGGCCAGCAACCAGATTATGGGACCGCACGGCGACCGGCTCAAGATTCGCATCGCCGCAGCTCCGGAAAAGGGGGCGGCAAACAAGGAACTGCTCAATTATCTGGCCAAGTGCCTGGGTTTACCCAAAAACCGGCTTCATCTGAAAAGCGGTGCCCAGGACCGGGTCAAGGTCGTCGAGGTTGTCGGTCTAGCGCCAGAGGTGCAGGAGCGACTTCAGGCCTTATGGCCGTCGGTTTCCTCCTGA
- the dnaJ gene encoding molecular chaperone DnaJ codes for MGEIEDYYQVLGIDREADQEEIKRAYRRLALQYHPDRNPGDKRAEERFKVAAEAYEVLRDPQKRGLYNQFGRAGLNGMQFGGFDNIDSIFANFGDIFDEFFGFHRRPRPQPQSQPGKDLLYQLEIDFKDAVFGLETSIEVDRLSACSQCQGLGIKPGSRQWTCPVCQGYGAVSRVEGWLRINTTCPHCSGSGVIEGDPCPDCQGQGLQKQKRKVHLKIPPGVDEGTRLRLRGEGEAGRRGGPSGDLYLDLKITPHPLFERHGHDITHRAKLSFIEAALGTEIDVPTLTGSSRITVPAGTQTGTRFIIYGEGVPILRGNGRGNLIVELELQTPTDLTPKQEELLRKFLTARQGKKLLKKSSRREEAAASKSL; via the coding sequence ATGGGGGAAATAGAAGATTATTATCAAGTATTGGGCATTGATCGGGAGGCCGATCAGGAAGAGATTAAACGGGCCTACCGCCGCTTGGCCTTGCAATATCATCCAGACCGTAATCCCGGCGACAAAAGAGCGGAAGAGCGATTTAAGGTGGCGGCCGAGGCTTACGAAGTCCTCCGGGACCCGCAGAAGCGAGGTCTGTATAATCAATTCGGCCGCGCTGGGCTGAATGGAATGCAGTTCGGCGGGTTTGACAATATTGACAGCATATTCGCCAACTTCGGCGATATCTTCGATGAATTTTTCGGTTTTCACCGGCGTCCCCGACCGCAGCCCCAGAGTCAACCTGGAAAAGATTTGCTCTATCAGCTAGAGATCGATTTTAAAGACGCCGTCTTCGGCTTGGAGACGAGTATCGAGGTCGATAGATTATCGGCCTGTTCGCAGTGCCAAGGTCTTGGAATAAAGCCCGGGAGCAGACAATGGACCTGCCCGGTTTGTCAGGGATACGGGGCCGTCAGCCGGGTGGAGGGATGGTTGCGCATCAATACCACCTGCCCCCATTGTTCCGGTTCCGGTGTTATAGAAGGTGATCCCTGCCCAGACTGCCAGGGGCAGGGCCTGCAGAAACAGAAGAGGAAAGTACACCTGAAGATTCCCCCCGGAGTGGATGAGGGGACCAGACTACGCCTGCGGGGTGAGGGTGAAGCTGGCAGGCGGGGGGGACCTTCCGGTGATCTCTACCTTGATTTAAAAATAACTCCCCATCCGCTATTTGAGCGCCATGGCCACGATATCACCCACCGGGCCAAGCTCTCTTTTATAGAAGCAGCCCTTGGAACCGAAATCGATGTCCCGACCTTGACCGGCTCTAGCCGAATAACCGTTCCTGCCGGAACCCAGACGGGCACTCGCTTTATCATCTACGGTGAGGGTGTGCCAATACTGCGCGGCAACGGGCGCGGCAACCTCATTGTCGAACTGGAGCTTCAGACCCCTACCGACCTAACCCCCAAGCAGGAAGAATTATTAAGAAAATTTTTGACGGCACGGCAGGGGAAAAAACTCCTTAAGAAAAGCTCCCGTCGGGAAGAAGCGGCGGCCAGCAAATCACTCTAG
- the uvrB gene encoding excinuclease ABC subunit UvrB: protein MPDSFQLVSPFQPQGDQPQAIRQLAAGIKTGTAHQVLLGVTGSGKTFTVANVIAQVNLPTLVLAPNKTLAAQLYGEFREFFPHNAVEYFVSYYDYYQPEAYIPQADLYIEKDSSINEAIDRMRHSATRSLLDRQDVIIVASVSCIYGLGAPEAYQGMLLYLEAGMIKSREEVQAKLVEILYERNDIDFHRGVFRARGDRLEIFPAYEEDRAIRIDFWGDVVESIQEIDPLRRQSQKKLEKIAIYPASHYVTPDSRRQEALVAIEAELHERLAWFKNQGKLLEAQRLWERTRFDLEMLREMGFCHGIENYSRHLTGRQPGEAPPTLLDYLPRKSLVVIDESHISVPQLRGMYNGDRSRKETLVEYGFRLPSALDNRPLNFSEFEGRVQQVIYVSATPGPYELEKAQGRVVEQIVRPTGLIDPKITVKPATNQVDDLLGEIRIRLGRQERVLVTTLTKRLAEDLTEYYQNLGLKVRYLHSDITTLERMEIIRDLRLGVFEVLIGINLLREGLDLPEVSLVAILDADKEGFLRSERSLIQTCGRAARHVNGEVFLYADRVTPSMQAALKETQRRRQRQRAYNRQHGITPTTIQKGIQDILASVYEKDYVTVAAAQEEPAPYLLPQDIPRHLARLKKEMQAAAKKLEFERAAELRDRIKSLESVERR, encoded by the coding sequence ATGCCCGACTCCTTCCAACTAGTTTCCCCCTTCCAGCCGCAGGGGGACCAGCCCCAGGCTATCCGGCAATTGGCGGCCGGGATCAAGACCGGAACTGCTCATCAGGTGCTTTTGGGCGTTACCGGTTCAGGCAAAACCTTTACCGTAGCCAATGTCATTGCCCAAGTAAATCTCCCAACACTGGTGTTGGCCCCGAACAAAACCCTGGCGGCACAGCTTTACGGCGAATTCAGGGAGTTTTTTCCCCATAACGCCGTAGAGTATTTCGTCAGTTACTATGACTATTATCAACCCGAGGCCTATATCCCTCAGGCCGATCTCTACATTGAAAAAGATTCTTCCATCAACGAAGCCATTGACCGCATGCGGCATTCCGCCACCCGTTCGCTGTTGGATCGCCAGGATGTGATTATTGTCGCCAGCGTTTCCTGTATCTACGGTCTGGGGGCACCCGAAGCCTATCAGGGAATGCTGCTCTATCTCGAAGCCGGCATGATCAAAAGCCGTGAGGAAGTACAAGCCAAGCTGGTGGAGATCTTGTATGAACGCAACGATATCGATTTCCACCGGGGCGTCTTTCGGGCGCGGGGCGACCGTTTGGAGATTTTTCCCGCCTATGAGGAGGATCGGGCCATCCGTATCGATTTCTGGGGAGATGTAGTTGAATCCATCCAGGAAATTGATCCGCTACGGCGCCAAAGCCAGAAAAAATTGGAAAAAATTGCTATTTATCCGGCAAGTCACTACGTTACTCCGGATTCCCGCCGCCAGGAGGCCCTGGTGGCTATCGAGGCGGAATTACACGAGCGTCTGGCCTGGTTTAAAAACCAGGGTAAGTTATTGGAGGCGCAGCGCCTCTGGGAGAGGACCCGCTTCGATCTGGAGATGCTTCGGGAGATGGGCTTCTGTCATGGCATTGAAAACTATTCGCGTCATCTTACCGGTCGCCAACCAGGAGAGGCGCCGCCGACCTTGCTGGACTATCTTCCCCGGAAATCACTGGTGGTGATCGATGAAAGCCATATCTCCGTGCCTCAGTTGCGGGGGATGTACAACGGCGATCGCTCCCGCAAAGAAACCCTGGTGGAATATGGTTTTCGCCTCCCCTCAGCATTGGATAACCGACCGCTGAATTTTTCAGAATTTGAGGGCCGGGTGCAGCAGGTGATTTATGTTTCCGCTACTCCCGGACCATACGAACTGGAAAAGGCCCAAGGCCGGGTAGTCGAGCAGATCGTCCGGCCCACCGGTCTGATAGACCCCAAAATCACGGTAAAACCCGCGACCAATCAGGTGGATGATCTCCTCGGAGAAATCCGAATCCGCCTGGGTCGGCAGGAACGCGTCCTGGTGACTACCCTGACCAAGCGGCTGGCTGAAGATTTAACGGAATACTACCAGAATCTCGGCCTTAAGGTCCGCTATCTGCATTCCGACATCACCACTCTCGAACGCATGGAGATTATTCGGGATCTGCGCCTGGGAGTCTTTGAAGTTCTCATCGGCATCAACCTCCTCAGGGAGGGGCTGGACCTGCCGGAGGTCTCCCTAGTGGCAATTTTAGACGCCGATAAAGAGGGATTCCTGCGTTCGGAGCGGTCGCTAATCCAAACCTGCGGCCGGGCGGCGCGCCATGTCAACGGGGAAGTCTTCCTCTACGCCGACCGCGTCACCCCATCAATGCAGGCCGCCCTAAAGGAAACCCAACGCCGCCGCCAGCGCCAGCGGGCCTATAATCGCCAGCATGGCATTACCCCCACTACCATCCAAAAAGGTATTCAGGATATCCTGGCTTCGGTCTACGAAAAGGATTACGTCACTGTAGCAGCGGCGCAAGAGGAACCGGCCCCCTATCTCCTGCCCCAGGATATTCCCCGCCATTTGGCGCGGTTGAAAAAAGAAATGCAGGCAGCAGCAAAAAAACTGGAATTTGAACGGGCGGCAGAACTCCGGGACCGGATTAAAAGCCTGGAGAGTGTTGAACGACGTTAA
- a CDS encoding FmdB family zinc ribbon protein: protein MPAYEYKCIHCGKEEVRIGGLDDDTALCIECGNLMLRLNEDIFWPYFEKECEAAPISEKKRTG from the coding sequence ATGCCCGCTTACGAATACAAATGCATCCACTGTGGCAAGGAAGAGGTCCGGATCGGCGGTTTGGATGACGATACGGCGCTGTGCATCGAGTGTGGTAATCTGATGCTGCGGCTCAATGAAGACATTTTCTGGCCCTACTTTGAGAAGGAATGTGAAGCGGCGCCTATTTCAGAAAAGAAGCGGACAGGATGA